Genomic DNA from Solanum pennellii chromosome 3, SPENNV200:
AAACTAATGTATATGACCATATTTATCACATGTGGAgcatatatatgcatataaaataatatgcaGCAGCTGTAAATCGTCCAGCTAAAACAACCAGTACCCTTCTCCGTTCACCCTAcccacaaaaacaaaataaaaaacgaTATAGCACTAGGCGAGATAAAACTTTTAGCAAAGGAATATGCTCTCTGTGTCCTATTTTCGGTAGTTTTCGTGTTTCgagattcaaaatataaataattttaatagaagtaaatcaaatgaaaaaataaataataagaaatatgAAAGTTTACCCTAGCACCGGGAGAAGCAGGAGTAGCAAACAGTACAGCAGAAACAGCTCCTAGTGGAGCTATAGTCATAGATATCCCTTTAGCTGCCAATATTTGGTCTATTTTTCCTAGCATTGCCATTGCCGCAAATGCCCCTATTTTACAGTAAGTAAATAAATGGTTAATTTTGTCCACATATCTAAATAGGTTTGTAAGTGAGAGAACCCTACCTGCAGAAGGCCAAATAATGTCACTTAGTGGAGGAGCTTTCGAAGACTTTTCTGGCATCCAACTATCCCATACTCCTGCCGATGCTCTAATGGCCAAACGACATGAATTCTTTCTTTTAGTTACTGTCCTGTTTGCTAATATTCTTTCGTTCAAACCCAATCTCCCAAGTCCTATGATTCTGTTTTCATTTGAACAATTCAGTACAGAAAATGTGTGTGAAGACGAAAAGGACGTCGGTGGAAGCAAAATGCAATGATTACAACGGAGATGAAGCTGcgcattcatttttttttctcgatTTCTACGCAAAATAGAGCAGTGACATATGAACAACCATGAACAAGACAGAATGTacaattttgtgaattttaattttagatttgGGTGAATTAGGGCGGTTCAAGTTTAGAACAAAGATACCAATTTGGGTTGGAAGTTGGAAATTGGGATGGGACGAGACTCTTCAATATATTGAAAGGGCATATCAACCCTCTTGTAAGTAGTGGTGGGGGTATCCAGCTCGGCTAATTTTGTCCAattgtcttttttattattattagaccCCTCCAAGAGTGTGGTTTTAAGGGCCAATTCAATTAGTACCCTAGTATATTATTTTCCTAACGACATCTTAggttttacaaataaaaaaacattttaaatttgatattattttagcCAAACATTTATCGAAAGCagtatttatattctatcctctTTAGACTCTATTTAGTAGTGTAATTTATTcaatttgttattgttgttgatgttaAAAGTAATACGCTTTCTTCaatgttaaaattttataaatagtttttttaatatgcttgtcaattttcaaaatcaaaatagaTATATCATtatattcttttctattttatttttataattaatttttaaaaaaagtgtgaGAATAAATTAGTTTGAATCTTTTTacttagttttatattttacttatgaTTTCTCATAAAGCGAGTAAAGGAAAAGGGGAGAATTAAATATGAAAGTTTTACATCTAAATTAAGAAGAACCAGAATTAACAAAAATTAGGTATGACAAAAAAGTACACTGtaaacacattaaaaataatgatcGTTTTAAAATTGTCAGTGAccataaaaaatgatttataattgtTTAAAAGTATCTGGGGAGTAAACGACGTTGGAGTTTGGGAAAAAGATAAGTAGAGGTAACATATCATTAATTTTCAATTCAATGCATTATGCAAAGGGT
This window encodes:
- the LOC107015446 gene encoding uncharacterized protein LOC107015446 produces the protein MNAQLHLRCNHCILLPPTSFSSSHTFSVLNCSNENRIIGLGRLGLNERILANRTVTKRKNSCRLAIRASAGVWDSWMPEKSSKAPPLSDIIWPSAGAFAAMAMLGKIDQILAAKGISMTIAPLGAVSAVLFATPASPGARKYNMFMAQIGCAAIGVLAFTILGPGWLARSTALSAAMAFMIYTRSVHPPAASLPLLFIDGAKLHQLNYWYALFPGAAGCILLCLIQEIVCYLKENVKF